A single region of the Gossypium arboreum isolate Shixiya-1 unplaced genomic scaffold, ASM2569848v2 Contig00416, whole genome shotgun sequence genome encodes:
- the LOC128289070 gene encoding uncharacterized protein LOC128289070: MTAFSSTISRKSEKVIEEQDVEDNTAVLFCDKVVIPHLENLKLSSINIQKIWHHPSYSPERNQMFSTLRSLCLEDLPKLKDACFENSFEFPCLRDLTLKNCPLLKTFISKSVCGDEPQIHQPTQTNNSAVLNEKIVFPRLEKLLIQGCDSLEEIMELQALNANEAQSTSATRSTMADTMMTKFVFPRLTHLGLDKVPSLKSFYSRMHTTQWPSLKFMKVIECPRAQIFGEVEIPNQQPLFCINEDGFCGLGDLTISDTFPELIEIWKKKPRAILELKNLSQMKFINVAA, from the exons ATGACAGCATTTTCTTCTACAATTTCAAGAAAGAGTGAAAAAGTGATTGAAGAGCAAGACGTAGAAGATAATACTGCCGTTTTATTCTGTGACAAG GTTGTCATTCCCCATTTGGAGAATCTGAAGTTGTCCTCCATTAACATTCAGAAGATATGGCACCACCCATCCTACTCACCAGAGAGGAATCAGATGTTCTCTACACTGCGGTCCCTGTGTCTGGAAGACCTTCCCAAACTCAAAGATGCCTGCTTTGAGAATAGCTTTGAATTCCCATGCTTAAGAGATTTAACACTAAAAAATTGTCCTCTGCTGAAAACATTCATCTCTAAATCTGTATGTGGAGATGAACCTCAAATTCACCAACCTACACAAACAAATAACTCTGCTGTCCTCAATGAAAAg ATTGTTTTCCCTCGTTTGGAGAAGTTGCTGATTCAGGGTTGTGATTCGTTAGAAGAAATAATGGAGCTGCAAGCACTCAATGCCAATGAAGCACAGTCAACATCAGCTACGCGGTCTACTATGGCAGACACAATGATGACCAAGTTTGTATTTCCCCGTCTAACGCACCTTGGACTGGATAAGGTGCCGAGTTTGAAAAGTTTCTACTCTAGGATGCATACCACCCAATGGCCATCATTGAAATTTATGAAGGTTATTGAATGCCCCAGAGCACAAATTTTTGGTGAGGTTGAAATCCCAAACCAACAACCCTTGTTTTGCATCAATGAG GATGGATTCTGTGGCCTAGGTGATTTGACCATCTCTGATACGTTTCCCGAGTTGATAGAAATATGGAAAAAAAAACCTCGAGCAATTTTAGAGTTGAAGAACCTTAGCCAAATGAAGTTTATAAATGTAGCAGCTTGA